One Pararhizobium sp. IMCC3301 DNA segment encodes these proteins:
- a CDS encoding ANTAR domain-containing response regulator, with translation MGSFINSLRDLNVGVMHPRDKPAEELLRQIHRIGCPFEAIWPIPSSLPKGIDVLFVDVDATSPSEIKPLFLRSKDNLPAIIAIIEYENPSVLQGLFEIGAHAVITKPVRAAGVMSSILMARRYWSESRKFEKDIVKLKSKLENVQKVNEAKSILMRHHGLNDKEAYAIIRKQAMAKRATTLEIAQSIINADGILSELGND, from the coding sequence ATGGGCAGCTTTATAAACAGCCTGCGCGATCTGAATGTCGGCGTCATGCACCCCAGAGACAAACCGGCTGAAGAACTGCTACGACAGATTCATCGTATTGGTTGTCCATTTGAGGCTATTTGGCCCATCCCCTCCTCGCTACCCAAAGGCATTGATGTGCTCTTTGTCGATGTGGACGCGACGAGCCCCTCCGAGATCAAGCCACTTTTTTTAAGGTCCAAGGACAATCTTCCGGCGATCATTGCGATCATTGAGTACGAGAACCCCTCCGTTCTTCAGGGCCTGTTCGAAATTGGGGCTCATGCGGTTATCACCAAGCCGGTCAGAGCCGCCGGTGTTATGAGTTCAATACTCATGGCGCGTCGTTATTGGTCGGAGAGCCGGAAATTCGAAAAAGATATCGTCAAACTCAAGTCTAAACTGGAAAACGTTCAAAAAGTGAATGAAGCAAAGTCCATCCTGATGCGTCACCACGGCCTCAACGATAAGGAAGCTTACGCGATCATTCGCAAACAGGCGATGGCCAAACGGGCGACGACATTGGAGATCGCTCAATCGATCATAAACGCCGACGGGATCCTCAGCGAACTCGGAAATGATTGA
- a CDS encoding LysR family transcriptional regulator, which translates to MRILDIKTFVALARNRHFGRTARELNTTQPAVSSRLAAIEAELESRLINRGDGSFALTPDGERVLHSFEAVLSGIDRLKGDLQGDMIPALEPLKIGAIDSISSTWMPHFIESLHRNFPSLKIELTVDGTKNLVAGMNKGEFDLIFSLYPVLGDGFRSFTSCVLQMVWAGSPKLIEPDRTYTVAALADLPIISFPKNSPPYQMIAPYFHDEQALASKLTSCNSLYAIINLIIDGFGVGAIPTVTIRRELDMGLLQQVKVAKRFPPIPIIASYQASTHQDFIRKVVDLARLSAADYCADVEPDMAWID; encoded by the coding sequence ATGCGAATTCTCGACATCAAAACCTTCGTCGCTCTGGCGCGCAATCGGCATTTCGGCCGTACCGCGCGCGAACTCAACACCACGCAGCCAGCGGTTTCCAGCCGGCTTGCTGCAATCGAGGCCGAGCTGGAAAGCCGGTTGATCAATCGCGGCGACGGCTCTTTCGCGCTGACCCCGGATGGCGAGCGGGTACTGCACAGTTTTGAAGCTGTTCTCAGCGGCATAGACCGGCTGAAAGGCGACCTTCAGGGCGATATGATACCGGCCTTGGAGCCGCTGAAGATCGGCGCCATCGATTCCATATCATCTACCTGGATGCCGCATTTCATTGAATCGTTGCACCGCAACTTTCCAAGTCTCAAAATTGAACTGACCGTTGACGGCACAAAAAATCTTGTTGCGGGGATGAACAAGGGAGAATTCGATCTAATCTTTTCGCTTTATCCGGTTCTGGGTGACGGGTTTCGCAGTTTCACTTCCTGTGTGCTGCAGATGGTCTGGGCCGGGTCACCGAAACTGATTGAACCGGACAGAACCTACACGGTGGCCGCCCTGGCCGATCTGCCGATTATCAGCTTTCCCAAAAATTCCCCGCCCTACCAGATGATTGCGCCGTATTTTCACGACGAACAGGCGCTGGCGTCAAAGCTGACAAGCTGCAACTCGCTGTATGCCATCATCAATCTGATCATCGACGGGTTTGGTGTAGGTGCCATTCCTACCGTGACCATTCGACGCGAGCTGGATATGGGATTGCTGCAACAGGTCAAGGTGGCCAAACGCTTCCCGCCGATTCCGATCATCGCGTCTTATCAGGCCTCGACACATCAGGATTTCATTCGCAAGGTAGTCGATCTGGCGCGTCTCAGCGCGGCCGATTACTGCGCCGATGTCGAACCGGACATGGCCTGGATCGATTAG